The sequence below is a genomic window from Glycine max cultivar Williams 82 chromosome 20, Glycine_max_v4.0, whole genome shotgun sequence.
TTGATTTCTCATCTACCTATGTTGGCGTTGGAATGATTTGCCCTTACATAATAAATGCATCTTTGCTTCTTGGAGCTATATTTTCATGGGGTATTCTATGGCCATTGATTGAGCTCAAGAAAGGAATCTGGTATAGCACAGATCTACCTTCTGGCAGTCTAAGTGGCATCCAAGGATATAGGGTAAGCTACATGCCTTgttcataattgaaattaaaattagtttaaaatgtttgaaattGTGGAGTACTAATTATAAGAATATCCATGAACAGGTCTTCACTGCAATTGCCATGATTCTTGGTGACGGTCTTTaccattgcatcatcatgctaATAAGAGTTGCCTATAGTCTCATCACCCAATACCTAAAGAAAAGAGTGTCATCAGCGGTAGACCCTGAAGATGTTGATCAAAACTCAAGTGAAGATTTTGATTCTCAACGTCGCACTGAGTATTTCTTGAAAGACGAGATTCCCTCTTGGGTTGCTATCATTGGCTACAGTGTTCTTGCAGTTATTTCCATCATAACGGTTTCACTCATCTTTCCTCAACTGAAATGGTATCATGTACTAATCACTTACCTCATTGCTCCTATTCTGGCCTTTTGCAATGCATATGGATGTGGCCTCACTGATTGGTCTTTGGCAGCAAACTATGGAAAACTTGCAATCATTATATTCAGTTCATGGGTTGGCCTTGAGCATGGAGGCCTCATTGCTGGCCTTGCATCTTGTGGTGTAATGATGAGCATTGTATCCACGGCTTCTGATTTGATGCAAGACTTCAAAACCGGATATCTCACTCTTGCATCTCCTCGGTCCATGTTTGTGAGCCAAGTTTTAGGCACAGCCACTGGTTGTCTTGTTTCACCTTTgatgttttggttcttccacAAGGCTTACACACTTGGTGACCCTCAAGGCTCTTACCCTGCACCCTATGGCGAAGTGTACCGTGGGATGGCCCTTCTTGGAGCAAAGGGTTTCTCTTCTCTTCCCAAAAATTGTCTTGAACTggctatcattttctttttattggcTGTGTTTATTAACATAGTGCGCGATTTGTTGGAGCGTTATGAGACCAAGTATAGGTTACATAGGTTTGTTCCAAACCCCATGGCCTTGGCCATCCCATTCTATCTTGGTGGGTACTTTGCTATTGACATGTGCATTGGGAGCTTGATTCTGTTTCTGTGGGAGAAAAAGAACAAACAGAAAGCAAAAGATTATGGTCCTGCTTTGGCATCTGGACTCATCTGTGGTGATTCTTTGTGGAGTGTTCCTGCTGCTATACTGTCTCTTGCTGGAGCCAATCCACCAATTTGTATGAAGTTCTTGTCTAGAGCTATGAATAACAAGGTTGACACCTTCTTGAGTGGTGGTCATTGATTCTGCTTCTTTCATTGGAAGATGCTGTTCGTTTCAAGTTCaggaaattaaatttcaaatattgtGTTTTTGGATTTCTTATTACACAATTTCGCTTTCGTTATGGAGGATTGGGTCTGTGAATGTGTGCATTgcattgcttttatttttatcactgTTGAAAagatttctgtttttttttcctatgaagtatgacttttattttttgtttctattgttAGTGACATTTGTTAACTTTATGTTTAACGAAAGGTCAAATAACACCTACTAATATGTGTAACTAACGAAATAGCTTTGGATGCTACAACTGAAGCCTTCACACTAGACCTACACTAGACCTAAAGAGTATTAATCATTATTTCATCcattaaaaaatacttgtgttctatataccaaaaatAGTAGCATTAATtgtgtataattaaattataaaaatttaaaatatataattataattaaaatatattttacaatatatgtttttgaataaataacataaatataagtATTCCATATTGTTACTTGAAATATTATCTATTAAGTcaagaaattatattattaatatacgataataataaaaattaaaagtgttaATTAGCATTATACTTTTAGGCACATGCATTTTTTCTAATacgtattttattattagttataatttattaaaaaatataaaattataaatgagatTTATTAAGCGTAAGACCAAAACATTCCAACAAAGTCCAACCAATAATAGAATACAAAATATGTATTCAAGAGATTAATGCTAGTATTTCtcttatttaaaaagttatatatatatatatatatatatatatatatatatatatatatatatataaattaattttcaacgaggttcgttttaaaaaattattagatagttTGAGATGATCATAATCCAAAC
It includes:
- the LOC100791835 gene encoding probable metal-nicotianamine transporter YSL7, with translation MEEEGNNLKGEEAFRNTMMLPWTEQITVRSVVTSFVLSIVFIFIVCKLNFTTGIIPSLNVAAGLLGFAVINAYTTLLNNCGILKKPFTRQENTVIQTFVIAASGIAFSSGMGTYLLGMSPYIASQVDGGNTPINTKTISLGWMFGFLFVVSFVGLFSIVPLRKVMILKYKLTYPSGTATALLVNSLHTPKGAKLAKKQIALLFKSFCGSFAFGFFQWFFTAGDDCGFSTFPTFGLQAYSKRFYFDFSSTYVGVGMICPYIINASLLLGAIFSWGILWPLIELKKGIWYSTDLPSGSLSGIQGYRVFTAIAMILGDGLYHCIIMLIRVAYSLITQYLKKRVSSAVDPEDVDQNSSEDFDSQRRTEYFLKDEIPSWVAIIGYSVLAVISIITVSLIFPQLKWYHVLITYLIAPILAFCNAYGCGLTDWSLAANYGKLAIIIFSSWVGLEHGGLIAGLASCGVMMSIVSTASDLMQDFKTGYLTLASPRSMFVSQVLGTATGCLVSPLMFWFFHKAYTLGDPQGSYPAPYGEVYRGMALLGAKGFSSLPKNCLELAIIFFLLAVFINIVRDLLERYETKYRLHRFVPNPMALAIPFYLGGYFAIDMCIGSLILFLWEKKNKQKAKDYGPALASGLICGDSLWSVPAAILSLAGANPPICMKFLSRAMNNKVDTFLSGGH